In one window of candidate division KSB1 bacterium DNA:
- a CDS encoding UvrB/UvrC motif-containing protein, translating into MLSSGKDINRLLREWPHDPSKVNVRRIIGEDGREKIQLRVDLGILQMELDGRPDGKRPFGKESLLDHYLNNLKQHKLKKKTDEGFELSKEDCLNLQQEAVQYYHRYLSLFYLGDFESVVRDTNRNIKAFDFVERYALDPKDKLIFDQFRPFVLMMYTRARASIALKDKNFDLAIAHVKKGVDQIERLQTEVPNESASTHHELIFLQRWMKEINELKPEDPLEKLEREMNEAVQTENFELAAKLRDEIRIMAHPKLFKSDL; encoded by the coding sequence ATGCTATCAAGTGGAAAAGACATTAATCGTTTATTGCGGGAATGGCCTCACGATCCTTCCAAGGTAAATGTCAGGCGAATTATTGGTGAAGATGGGAGAGAAAAGATTCAGCTAAGGGTTGACCTAGGTATCTTGCAAATGGAATTGGATGGACGCCCTGATGGGAAACGGCCCTTTGGAAAGGAATCTCTACTCGATCATTATCTAAACAATCTTAAGCAACATAAGCTTAAAAAAAAGACGGATGAAGGATTTGAATTGAGCAAAGAGGACTGCCTGAATCTTCAACAAGAAGCGGTTCAATACTACCATCGTTATCTAAGTCTATTTTATCTTGGTGATTTTGAAAGTGTGGTTCGGGATACGAATCGAAATATTAAAGCCTTTGATTTTGTAGAACGCTATGCTTTGGATCCAAAAGATAAATTAATATTTGATCAATTTCGTCCTTTCGTACTAATGATGTACACAAGGGCAAGAGCCTCGATCGCATTGAAAGATAAAAATTTTGATTTGGCAATAGCCCATGTAAAAAAGGGTGTCGACCAGATTGAAAGACTCCAGACTGAAGTTCCCAATGAATCAGCAAGTACGCATCATGAATTGATTTTTCTACAGCGTTGGATGAAAGAGATTAATGAACTAAAACCTGAAGATCCACTGGAAAAATTGGAACGGGAAATGAATGAAGCTGTTCAAACGGAAAATTTTGAACTTGCTGCTAAACTTCGTGATGAAATTCGAATTATGGCGCATCCAAAATTATTTAAATCGGATTTATAA
- the hutU gene encoding urocanate hydratase, whose amino-acid sequence MSMSQSTYVPIRAPRGSEISCKGWQQEAAMRMLMNNLDPEVAELPEELIIYGGSGKAARNWQCYHAIVKSLKELENDETLLVQSGKAVAVFKTHPDAPRVLISNAMLVPDWATWDEFRKLDALGLIMYGQMTAGSWIYIGTQGILQGTYETFAAVAERHFGGDLTGKLLVTAGLGGMGGAQPLAATMNNGVMLAVEVDPDRINRRIQTKYLDQKTEDLDEAVNWVLSAKESKSPLSVGLLGNAADVLPELIRRNVIPDVLTDQTSAHDELQGYVPAGLPYQEALALRKSDPEKYISLSYRSIATHVKAMLELQRRGAITFDYGNNIRGQAKKAGVENAFNFPGFVPAYIRPLFCEGKGPFRWVVLSGDPEDLYKTDETILELFPHDKMLHRWITLARERVAFQGLPARICWLGYGERDKAGLAFNELVKSGKVSAPIVIGRDHLDTGSVASPNRETEGMKDGSDAIADWPILNALLNAVSGATWVSVHHGGGVGIGLSIHAGQVTVADGTPEAAAKIKRVLTNDPGIGVARHVDAGYDEAIQTAKEQGVNVPMMK is encoded by the coding sequence ATGAGCATGTCACAATCAACATATGTGCCAATTAGAGCACCCCGAGGAAGTGAAATTTCCTGCAAAGGCTGGCAGCAAGAAGCCGCCATGCGTATGCTGATGAATAATCTAGATCCAGAAGTTGCAGAGCTTCCTGAAGAACTGATTATCTATGGCGGTTCCGGAAAAGCAGCAAGGAATTGGCAATGTTATCATGCTATTGTAAAAAGCTTAAAAGAACTCGAAAATGACGAAACCCTGTTGGTTCAATCCGGCAAAGCGGTGGCCGTTTTTAAAACTCATCCCGATGCACCACGAGTTTTAATCTCTAATGCAATGCTGGTTCCGGACTGGGCGACATGGGATGAATTCCGCAAACTGGATGCATTGGGCCTAATCATGTACGGGCAGATGACTGCTGGGAGTTGGATTTATATTGGAACCCAGGGAATATTGCAGGGTACTTATGAAACCTTCGCCGCTGTGGCTGAACGACATTTTGGTGGTGATTTGACTGGAAAACTGCTGGTAACGGCAGGATTGGGAGGCATGGGTGGCGCACAACCTTTGGCCGCCACTATGAATAACGGCGTGATGCTGGCTGTAGAGGTAGATCCGGACCGTATTAATCGACGTATTCAAACCAAATATCTTGACCAAAAAACTGAGGACTTGGATGAGGCGGTCAATTGGGTGTTGTCTGCAAAAGAATCTAAATCTCCCTTATCTGTTGGCCTGCTGGGAAATGCAGCCGACGTTCTGCCAGAATTAATAAGGAGAAATGTCATTCCCGACGTGCTGACCGATCAGACATCTGCCCATGATGAGTTACAGGGTTATGTACCGGCCGGGCTGCCATATCAAGAAGCCCTGGCCTTAAGAAAGTCCGATCCTGAAAAATATATCAGCTTAAGTTACCGGTCTATTGCGACACACGTAAAGGCAATGTTGGAGCTGCAGCGACGAGGTGCGATTACATTTGATTATGGCAACAATATTCGCGGCCAGGCAAAGAAAGCCGGGGTAGAAAATGCATTTAACTTTCCAGGATTCGTGCCGGCATATATCCGGCCGCTTTTTTGTGAGGGTAAAGGACCATTCCGTTGGGTTGTTTTATCCGGCGATCCCGAGGATCTGTATAAAACGGACGAAACGATCCTGGAACTTTTTCCTCATGACAAAATGCTGCATCGCTGGATTACCCTTGCTCGGGAGCGGGTGGCATTCCAGGGTTTGCCGGCAAGAATTTGCTGGCTCGGTTATGGCGAACGTGATAAGGCAGGTCTGGCATTTAATGAGTTGGTAAAATCAGGCAAAGTCTCAGCTCCAATCGTGATTGGAAGGGATCACCTGGATACTGGCTCAGTCGCTTCACCCAACCGTGAAACCGAAGGCATGAAGGATGGCAGCGATGCCATTGCCGACTGGCCGATTTTAAATGCATTGCTGAATGCGGTTTCCGGTGCAACCTGGGTTTCAGTACATCATGGCGGCGGCGTTGGCATTGGCTTGTCTATACATGCCGGCCAGGTAACTGTCGCAGACGGCACTCCGGAAGCTGCTGCAAAAATAAAACGGGTTCTCACCAACGACCCGGGAATTGGCGTCGCCCGCCATGTAGACGCCGGCTACGATGAAGCGATCCAGACTGCCAAAGAACAAGGGGTGAATGTGCCAATGATGAAGTGA
- the ligA gene encoding NAD-dependent DNA ligase LigA — translation MDKQTAEEKIVQLREQLHFHNHRYYILSDPVVSDAEYDRLLRELGELETLFPELITPDSPTQRVGAPREVGTGFKSAPHIVQMLSMEDAFNETEFLDFDRRVRDGLGVEAVEYTGEPKFDGISMSLTYENGMLIRGVTRGDGSIGDDVTDNIRTINTVPLKLMTDKHTAPSLVEIRGEVLIATADFRKLNEERLNNNEPPFANPRNMTSGAVRQLDPAKTAKRNLNYFGWGVGGFEGVKFSDHLEILNMLKDWGFQVFENIKLCHGIDDAIDYYQYMLSVRDDLPFEIDGVVFKVNSLASQNRLGTKTRHPRWLVAYKFPARQETTRLLDVKFQVGRTGIITPVAVLEPVNIGGVTVSRATLHTEEIIQQIDLKIGDRVLVERAGDVIPKVVKPIVQQRTGDETKIVMPDRCPVCQTELEMEGAYYYCVNFSCPAQLKGRLWHMASKRAFNIDGFGGENIDQLIAENLVKTPEDVFFLKKEQLVGLERWGDKSAQNLIDQVEKNKKIDFRRFLYALGIHGVGEYVTRILSENFSDLQELIDADEENLKEINGIGPIVAHSILEFFHRDENQETLRRLFDSGVEIQYPQADQISDNHFLAGKTFVFTGGLEIITRDQAKEIVVNFGGKAAGSVSSRTDFVIAGKDAGSKLQKAKELGIQILTEAEFKELVEKKQFD, via the coding sequence ATGGATAAACAAACTGCAGAAGAGAAGATAGTTCAGCTCCGGGAGCAATTGCATTTTCATAACCATCGTTATTATATACTTTCCGATCCGGTTGTATCAGATGCCGAGTACGATCGCTTATTGCGAGAATTAGGAGAACTCGAAACTCTCTTCCCAGAACTAATCACGCCGGATTCCCCTACTCAAAGAGTAGGTGCACCGCGAGAGGTAGGGACTGGTTTCAAATCTGCACCGCATATTGTACAAATGCTAAGTATGGAAGATGCCTTTAACGAAACTGAATTCCTTGATTTCGACCGGCGAGTCCGCGATGGATTAGGAGTTGAAGCAGTAGAATACACAGGAGAACCAAAGTTCGACGGCATAAGCATGTCCCTTACTTATGAAAATGGCATGCTGATTCGCGGGGTAACCCGGGGGGATGGTTCTATCGGAGACGATGTAACTGACAATATTAGAACCATAAATACGGTTCCACTCAAACTAATGACTGATAAACATACCGCGCCCTCTTTAGTTGAGATAAGGGGTGAAGTTCTCATCGCGACGGCTGATTTTCGCAAGCTAAATGAAGAACGGCTGAATAACAATGAACCTCCTTTTGCCAATCCAAGGAATATGACTTCCGGTGCGGTTAGACAGTTAGACCCTGCGAAAACTGCAAAAAGAAATCTAAATTATTTTGGTTGGGGTGTCGGTGGATTCGAAGGGGTGAAATTTTCTGATCATTTGGAAATTTTGAATATGCTGAAGGATTGGGGTTTCCAGGTTTTTGAAAATATTAAATTGTGTCATGGTATCGATGACGCCATCGATTATTATCAATATATGTTGTCGGTACGGGATGATTTGCCATTTGAAATTGATGGAGTCGTGTTCAAAGTAAATTCGCTTGCAAGTCAAAATCGTTTAGGAACGAAAACCCGTCATCCACGCTGGTTAGTAGCTTACAAATTTCCCGCCCGGCAAGAAACCACACGTCTGTTAGATGTCAAGTTTCAAGTGGGACGTACCGGTATTATTACACCGGTTGCTGTTCTCGAGCCTGTTAACATTGGTGGGGTTACTGTTTCTCGGGCGACATTGCATACCGAAGAAATAATCCAGCAAATTGATCTAAAAATCGGTGACCGGGTTCTGGTGGAAAGAGCAGGAGATGTAATCCCCAAAGTCGTTAAACCAATTGTACAGCAGAGGACAGGTGATGAAACGAAAATTGTCATGCCGGATCGCTGTCCTGTTTGCCAGACTGAATTGGAAATGGAAGGAGCTTATTATTATTGTGTGAATTTTTCTTGTCCGGCGCAACTCAAAGGCCGGCTATGGCATATGGCCAGTAAAAGGGCATTTAATATAGATGGATTTGGCGGAGAAAACATCGATCAATTGATAGCGGAAAACCTGGTCAAAACTCCGGAAGATGTGTTTTTTTTGAAAAAGGAGCAGCTTGTCGGACTGGAACGTTGGGGCGACAAATCTGCTCAAAATCTTATAGACCAGGTGGAAAAAAATAAAAAGATTGACTTTAGACGGTTTCTTTATGCCCTGGGTATTCATGGCGTCGGTGAATATGTTACTAGGATATTGTCTGAAAATTTTTCTGATTTGCAGGAATTAATCGACGCAGATGAAGAGAACTTGAAGGAGATCAACGGTATTGGTCCGATAGTCGCTCATTCGATATTGGAATTTTTCCATCGCGATGAAAACCAGGAAACGCTCAGACGTTTGTTCGATTCAGGAGTCGAGATTCAATATCCCCAAGCAGATCAAATATCAGACAATCATTTTCTTGCCGGAAAGACTTTTGTATTTACAGGTGGATTGGAAATAATAACGCGCGATCAAGCAAAAGAAATTGTTGTGAATTTTGGTGGCAAGGCGGCCGGTAGCGTTTCATCAAGGACGGATTTTGTGATAGCTGGAAAAGATGCCGGATCGAAATTACAAAAAGCGAAAGAGCTTGGCATTCAAATTTTAACCGAAGCTGAATTTAAAGAATTAGTCGAAAAGAAGCAATTTGATTAA